The genome window AAAAGGGCCAAAAACAGGGCTACGCCCAAACCTTTCCTTTCCCACCATAACGATGCCAGTATTATTGGAATATAGAAGAAGTGGGTAAAACCAGAGCCAATTCCAAGGACATGATGAAAATAGTATACTAGAAAACAGCAGGCAGCTAAAAGGACGATCATTAGACTGATTTTTTCTTTTTGTTTTTCAGCTTTTATTCTTATCGATTTCGATTTGTCATAAGTTGGTTTTCCGTCCATTATAAATACCTCCAAATTTCACAGTTTCGTAAAAAGTCATAAAAACACTCTTTTGTCATTCTGAGCGATAGCGAAGAATCTGATATCATTGAGATTCTTCGTAGCTCCGCTCCTCAGAATGACACAGCGTGGACTTTTTACGAGTGCATCAAATTTTACAAAAAAAGTTTTATTTAAGGCATCATGCAGTTTCAAATACGTGGATAAACCTCGCGCCACATATCTGCGGCATCCTGTCAAGGTTAACGTATCTACTCAAATCCACCGCTATAGCCAGTTGAGGCGGTATGGGGTAAGTACAATTTCCAGATTCCGATAAAACCTTTTTCTCCCGCGATAGAGATCTCAATGCCTCCATCAATATCCTTTAGGGCTGGGCACAGTCCCTTCGGGTGTTAACGTGGTCCGATAGGACACGCGCGTTGTCTGAGAATCCCTTCTTATGCCTTAACTTTTTCCTTATCTGCTTGCTCCACCTGCCAGTTCTCCAGCTTTTGTTCTTTCGTCAAAGAATCAAGGAAAACCTTATTCTGAGTTCCATCTCTTTGTCCTGATTCTTGTTGGAAAAGGACAGAAATCTGCTCGCCCACAGGGCATAAAATGGAACATTTCTTTGTGGTACCAACTTACGTTCAATGAGAAATTTTTGAAAATCGGGCAAAATATTGGTCACAGTTATACTCCTTAAATTAGCTCCTCGCTTACAGGGCGGGGCATACTTCAGGTCAAAGCAACGACATTATATATATTAAGTGTTTTATGATAATAAGCACACTTTCGGGACACTTTCAAGAATAACAATTGGACTTATTTATAAATTCGTGTATGAATACAAGATGTTTGTTAGATGAATTTTTATCTGGCGGGAAAATTAAGTAATACTTATTAATTGTTATGAACCGGTGAATAATTGGAAACGTTTATGCAGAAAACGGAAATAGAGGAAATTGTTCAAGCAAGATTAAAAGATGCTGAAGTTTTATTAGAGGCTTCACGTTTTGATGGCTCTGTCTATCTGTGCGGATATGCGATTGAACTTGGTTTGAAAGCAAGGATATGCAGAACCCTTCAGTGGGACGATTATCCAACAAGTGGTAAGTTCAGTACATTTAAAACACATGACCTTGATGTACTTCTTCATTTGACAGGCTTGGAAGATAAAGTGAAATTAAAATATATGACAGAGTGGTCTATCGTTGCGCAATGGAATCCAGAAGCGCGTTATAAGCCAATTGGAAGTGTAAAAAAGGATGATGCGAAAGAAATGCTGGATTCTGCAAAGGAGCTAAT of bacterium contains these proteins:
- a CDS encoding HEPN domain-containing protein, with product MQKTEIEEIVQARLKDAEVLLEASRFDGSVYLCGYAIELGLKARICRTLQWDDYPTSGKFSTFKTHDLDVLLHLTGLEDKVKLKYMTEWSIVAQWNPEARYKPIGSVKKDDAKEMLDSAKELIKQL